In Rutidosis leptorrhynchoides isolate AG116_Rl617_1_P2 chromosome 2, CSIRO_AGI_Rlap_v1, whole genome shotgun sequence, one genomic interval encodes:
- the LOC139889964 gene encoding pectinesterase inhibitor 4-like, with product MDQQSTFFSSIFLTFITISIFEFVTPSSSATTETYTNYIKTSCNYTTYPSVCTTSLLPYALAIKSTPLRLVKQSLSATLKSASTTRTIILKLVKAKNITKGDAAVLKDCIGDIQDSIGEIKDSLKAISSLKSSKDKKFVLSNAQTWTSAAITDEYSCTDGLSDEEISPVVMKKIMTSMVSIARLSSNALYFINHLNI from the coding sequence ATGGATCAACAATCAACATTCTTCTCATCAATCTTTCTCACATTCATAACCATTTCGATCTTCGAATTCGTAACACCATCATCATCCGCCACCACCGAAACATACACAAATTACATCAAAACCTCATGTAACTACACCACTTACCCATCAGTCTGCACAACATCTCTATTACCATACGCATTGGCCATCAAATCAACCCCACTTAGACTCGTCAAACAATCCCTTTCCGCCACCCTTAAATCTGCCTCCACCACTCGAACCATTATTTTAAAACTAGTTAAAGCGAAAAACATAACAAAAGGTGATGCTGCAGTCCTTAAAGATTGCATTGGTGATATTCAAGACTCTATAGGTGAAATTAAGGACTCGTTGAAAGCGATATCGAGCCTTAAATCGTCTAAAGACAAGAAATTTGTACTTTCTAACGCACAAACGTGGACAAGTGCAGCTATTACTGACGAGTACTCATGCACTGATGGACTTTCAGATGAAGAAATAAGTCCAGTTGTAATGAAGAAGATCATGACTAGTATGGTGAGTATTGCAAGGCTTAGTAGTAATGCGTTGTATTTTATTAACCACCTAAACATTTGA